From the Hylaeus volcanicus isolate JK05 chromosome 4, UHH_iyHylVolc1.0_haploid, whole genome shotgun sequence genome, one window contains:
- the LOC128874889 gene encoding chymotrypsin-2-like, translated as MLLVTLGVFALFSLSNAGLLGRFDPRIVNGEDAKPGEIPYQVSLQNKDSSFHFCGGSVLNKYYVITAAHCSVRKQPGSIKVVAGTINLSKPASEHNVVKIIVHEKYNETDSWKNDIALLKVDKPFSTSKQISFVTLPTGNENITANQLATVSGWGRLWQGGPTTIYLQRVNILIANQQYCKYMYEKEGLNIYDSQICAYDPTVEKGSCNGDSGGPLTVNGKLVGLVSWAMGCALTDYPTVYTRVSAHLNWIKAHAV; from the exons ATGTTGCTGGTAACGTTAGGAGTTTTCGCCCTCTTCTCCCTTTCTAATG CTGGGCTGCTGGGAAGGTTTGATCCTAGGATCGTGAACGGGGAGGACGCGAAACCAGGAGAAATCCCGTATCAA GTGTCCCTTCAAAACAAAGATAGCTCGTTCCACTTCTGCGGTGGATCTGTcctcaataaatattatgtcaTCACTGCTGCTCACTGCTCCGTTCG cAAACAACCCGGGTCAATCAAAGTTGTCGCTGGTacgataaatttatcgaagcCCGCTTCCGAGCATAATGTTGTGAAAATCATTGTTCACGAGAAGTACAACGAGACAGACTCTTGGAAGAACGACATCGCGTTGCTCaag GTCGACAAACCATTCTCAACGTCGAAACAGATTTCCTTCGTCACTCTTCCAACAGGAAATGAGAATATCACTGCCAATCAACTGGCGACGGTCTCTGGATGGGGCAGATTATGG CAAGGTGGACCTACAACCATTTACCTGCAACGCGTGAACATTTTGATCGCGAACCAACAATACTGCAAATACATGTATGAAAAGGAGGGTTTGAATATCTACGACTCGCAGATTTGTGCGTACGATCCAACCGTGGAAAAAGGATCTTGCAAC GGTGACTCTGGCGGTCCGTTGACCGTGAATGGAAAACTCGTTGGTCTTGTTTCTTGGGCCATGGGTTGCGCCCTTACCGATTACCCCACTGTCTATACCCGCGTATCAGCCCACCTTAATTGGATCAAGGCACATGCAGTGTAA
- the LOC128874888 gene encoding trypsin-1-like, which produces MALILIPLLSVLALSNAGAVPFRFDPRIINGEKVQIGEIPYQVSLQNKGSNRHFCGGSVLNANYVLTAAHCVQGTTPSSIEVVVGTVNVNVRVSVHQVEKIIVHEKYNSRDSWINDVALIKVKTRFVTSTRVAPVPLPKATDVIPVNAPAVVSGWGSDVYGGSTTKELYKARIFIADQANCRNVYKRVYQNVYDSHICANDPSVEKGACNGDSGGPLTVDGKIVGIVSWSMACALTNYPTVYTRVTSHLDWIAKNAV; this is translated from the exons ATGGCTCTAATATTAATTCCACTCCTGTCGGTACTGGCACTCTCCAATG CAGGCGCTGTGCCATTCAGGTTCGATCCTAGAATCATAAATGGCGAAAAGGTGCAAATAGGTGAAATTCCATATCAG GTATCGCTTCAAAACAAAGGATCGAACCGTCACTTTTGCGGTGGATCGGTGCTTAATGCAAATTATGTCCTCACAGCAGCGCACTGCGTCCAAGG CACAACTCCCAGCTCGATCGAAGTCGTTGTTGGCACTGTAAACGTCAATGTTCGAGTTTCAGTGCACCAGGTTGAAAAGATTATCGTCCACGAGAAGTACAACTCTAGAGACTCCTGGATAAACGACGTAGCCTTGATCAAG GTGAAAACGAGGTTCGTGACAAGCACACGTGTTGCTCCAGTTCCTCTGCCGAAAGCAACCGATGTTATTCCTGTCAACGCACCAGCTGTAGTATCAGGATGGGGTTCTGATGTC TATGGCGGATCAACTACGAAGGAACTGTACAAGGCGCGGATCTTTATAGCTGATCAAGCTAATTGCAGGAATGTTTACAAACGTGTATACCAAAACGTTTACGACTCACACATCTGCGCCAATGATCCTTCGGTCGAAAAGGGAGCGTGCAAC GGTGATTCTGGTGGTCCTCTCACTGtcgatggaaaaattgtgggCATCGTGTCTTGGTCTATGGCGTGTGCACTCACTAACTATCCTACAGTTTACACTCGCGTCACGTCTCACTTGGATTGGATCGCGAAGAATGCAGTCTGA